The Nitrososphaerota archaeon genome has a segment encoding these proteins:
- a CDS encoding heavy metal resistance protein CzcA: protein MNRVRIVADEREKPSGVPDVLNELGFRIEFAQLPVADYILSHRTAIERKSLRDFVSSIYDGRIFKQCAELSSKFPRPILLVEGNIAEEERIRENPANFYGSLASLITMYGIFTIFTDTYLNSALAIKSLMEHLADERGKGPLITKAVKTNDPSLEQVYFVSALPGIGVKLARRLLETFKTPSAIINASIPELAKVPGVGRAKAVKIRKVLDAKFAEAKETSQAKLIESDNLD from the coding sequence ATGAACAGGGTCAGGATAGTTGCTGACGAAAGGGAGAAGCCCAGCGGCGTCCCAGATGTTTTGAATGAACTGGGCTTCAGGATTGAGTTTGCACAATTACCCGTCGCTGATTACATTTTGTCGCATAGAACCGCTATTGAGAGGAAGAGTTTGAGGGATTTCGTTTCTTCAATCTATGACGGGAGAATATTCAAGCAGTGTGCAGAACTGTCTTCAAAGTTTCCAAGACCCATCCTGCTCGTTGAAGGGAATATTGCCGAAGAGGAGAGAATTCGGGAGAATCCTGCCAATTTTTATGGCTCTCTAGCATCTCTGATAACCATGTACGGCATCTTCACGATATTTACTGACACATATTTGAATTCTGCTCTAGCGATAAAATCCCTCATGGAGCATCTTGCAGACGAAAGGGGTAAGGGTCCTCTTATTACAAAGGCTGTTAAAACTAATGATCCGTCTCTGGAGCAGGTGTACTTTGTTTCTGCCCTGCCCGGTATAGGTGTTAAACTTGCGAGGCGATTACTGGAAACCTTCAAGACTCCTAGCGCTATAATCAACGCTTCAATTCCAGAGCTTGCTAAAGTTCCCGGAGTTGGAAGAGCGAAAGCCGTCAAGATAAGAAAGGTTCTTGATGCAAAGTTTGCAGAGGCAAAAGAAACTTCTCAGGCTAAACTGATTGAATCA
- a CDS encoding energy-coupling factor transporter transmembrane protein EcfT, which produces MYWVAGGFIYRRVDSTVHRLDARVKLLLTSELVALSLLSFTVIELAISLGSTLSIAVMAGTMKRMGRTLLFSAGFSATIFIIDILVGYTVIEAVVYSMRFIAIVGSTSIFFLTTSPDELEQVMRWFRLPRDLIFAYVTAVRFVPVLMLDAMQIMDAQKSRGLEVEKGNILKRIKNFSPVLIPLVVNAVVRSGELAEAMEVRAYGAVKKPTMLYDFIMKKSDNATALLSIILMIPTLYYFLFLV; this is translated from the coding sequence ATGTACTGGGTTGCAGGAGGTTTCATCTACAGAAGAGTCGATTCGACTGTCCATAGATTGGATGCAAGGGTGAAACTGCTTCTAACCTCCGAGTTAGTCGCTTTATCGCTGCTTTCATTTACAGTAATTGAGCTTGCCATCTCTTTGGGCAGCACCTTGTCCATCGCAGTTATGGCAGGGACAATGAAGAGGATGGGGAGGACGCTGCTATTTTCTGCAGGATTTTCTGCAACGATATTTATCATAGACATTCTGGTAGGCTACACGGTAATTGAAGCTGTAGTGTATTCGATGAGGTTCATTGCCATTGTGGGTTCAACATCGATATTCTTTCTGACGACTTCTCCCGACGAACTGGAGCAGGTGATGCGCTGGTTCCGGCTCCCAAGAGACCTGATATTTGCCTATGTTACCGCCGTAAGGTTCGTGCCTGTCCTGATGCTTGACGCGATGCAGATAATGGACGCACAGAAATCAAGGGGTCTGGAGGTTGAAAAGGGTAACATCCTCAAGAGAATAAAGAACTTCTCTCCCGTGCTTATTCCTCTAGTTGTGAACGCTGTAGTCAGGAGCGGAGAGCTTGCAGAGGCCATGGAAGTTCGGGCTTATGGAGCAGTAAAGAAGCCTACCATGCTCTACGATTTCATAATGAAAAAGTCCGACAATGCTACTGCCCTTTTGAGCATAATCCTGATGATCCCTACCCTTTACTACTTCCTCTTCCTAGTATAG
- a CDS encoding ABC transporter ATP-binding protein: MIEFENVSFRHQNGVMALQDINLKIETNTLTAIVGENGAGKTTLVRHINGLLKPSQGRVLVSGEDTKKQSVARLSRKVGIVFQNPDHQLFSDMVENEVLFGLKNFQMERQNERLKWALEFFDLARYRNVSPMLLSGGEKKRLCFACVLAWDPDVLILDEPTVGQDHKNKEKIASMINDLLQKGKTVIIVSHDLEFLWPLQPRTLVMAKGRIIADQNIADALSNNSIIKQANLVRPQLLALSMDLNLKPPRNVKEAAKLLGE, encoded by the coding sequence ATGATTGAGTTCGAGAATGTTTCCTTCAGGCACCAGAATGGAGTAATGGCCCTCCAAGACATTAATCTTAAGATTGAAACGAACACCCTAACGGCTATAGTAGGGGAGAACGGAGCAGGCAAGACTACGCTTGTCAGGCACATAAACGGCCTGCTCAAGCCTTCGCAGGGAAGGGTTCTGGTCTCTGGAGAAGATACAAAAAAGCAGAGCGTTGCAAGGCTTTCAAGGAAAGTCGGTATTGTATTTCAAAATCCCGATCATCAGCTCTTCTCCGACATGGTCGAGAACGAGGTTCTCTTTGGGTTGAAGAATTTTCAGATGGAGAGGCAGAACGAAAGATTGAAGTGGGCCCTAGAATTTTTCGATCTTGCACGATATAGAAACGTTTCGCCTATGCTGCTTAGCGGGGGAGAGAAGAAGCGGCTCTGTTTTGCCTGCGTGCTGGCTTGGGACCCTGATGTGCTGATATTGGACGAGCCTACGGTTGGGCAGGATCATAAAAACAAAGAAAAGATAGCCTCAATGATAAACGACCTCCTGCAAAAGGGCAAGACCGTCATAATAGTTTCGCACGACCTTGAGTTTCTATGGCCCCTACAGCCCAGAACGCTCGTAATGGCCAAAGGGAGGATAATTGCTGATCAAAATATTGCTGATGCTCTTTCCAACAATTCGATAATCAAACAGGCTAATTTGGTCAGACCTCAACTGCTCGCACTTTCAATGGACCTGAATCTCAAGCCTCCAAGAAACGTCAAGGAAGCTGCAAAACTTCTAGGTGAATGA
- a CDS encoding ATP-binding cassette domain-containing protein: MLMQALRVEDYTFSYLDAKSPALSNINLEIVKGEIAVLAGPSGCGKSTLLKSIVGLIPHMYSGSWNGKVIVDGAEVAKTKISELAKKVGFVFQNPENQIFMFSVERDIAFGLENLALPKAEMRERVNESLSLLNLKSLRDRAPHELSDGQKQRTAIAGVLAMKPSILILDEPTSLLDPYTAHEVIGTVQKLNKNLGITVIIVEHRLDLVSRIASRLVIMEKGRIVANDAPKKVYSDPEALKSAGMPLMASLHRELGGRGEPPLSVEEFVSALKIRHD, encoded by the coding sequence ATGCTGATGCAAGCCCTGAGGGTAGAGGACTATACGTTCTCCTATCTTGACGCCAAGAGCCCAGCATTAAGCAACATCAACCTTGAGATTGTAAAGGGCGAGATCGCAGTCCTTGCTGGGCCGTCTGGCTGCGGGAAATCAACTCTTCTGAAGTCTATTGTTGGGTTAATCCCTCACATGTACTCGGGTAGCTGGAATGGTAAAGTCATAGTCGATGGCGCAGAAGTAGCAAAGACGAAAATCTCAGAGCTTGCAAAGAAAGTCGGCTTTGTATTCCAGAATCCAGAAAATCAGATCTTCATGTTTTCTGTTGAAAGGGACATTGCGTTTGGGCTTGAAAATCTTGCACTGCCGAAGGCAGAGATGCGCGAGAGGGTCAATGAATCGCTGTCGCTTCTAAACTTGAAGAGCCTTAGAGACAGGGCCCCGCATGAACTTTCCGATGGGCAGAAGCAGAGAACTGCAATTGCTGGTGTGCTTGCAATGAAGCCAAGCATTCTGATACTTGATGAGCCAACCTCTCTCCTCGACCCATACACAGCACACGAAGTCATCGGGACAGTGCAAAAGCTCAACAAAAATCTTGGCATAACGGTGATCATAGTGGAGCACAGGCTGGACTTGGTTTCAAGGATAGCTTCAAGGTTGGTGATAATGGAGAAGGGGAGGATAGTTGCCAACGATGCTCCGAAGAAAGTCTACAGCGATCCTGAGGCTCTGAAAAGTGCAGGGATGCCCCTTATGGCTTCTCTGCATAGAGAGCTTGGAGGGAGAGGGGAACCTCCTCTCTCCGTAGAAGAATTTGTTTCTGCGTTGAAGATCAGACATGATTGA